In the genome of Segatella copri, one region contains:
- the secG gene encoding preprotein translocase subunit SecG, giving the protein MIYTLFVVLIVLVSILMVLIVLIQESKGGGLASNFSSTNSIMGVRKTTDVVEKITWTLAGLMVVISVACAYVAPQAVGESSVMEGATQEQTALPAMPGASKDAAAGAQKAAPAAAGAEKAAPAAEKAAPVVPNSPAK; this is encoded by the coding sequence ATGATTTACACATTATTTGTAGTATTGATCGTCCTGGTATCCATCTTGATGGTACTCATCGTTCTGATCCAGGAGTCAAAGGGAGGTGGATTGGCATCTAACTTCTCTTCAACCAACTCTATCATGGGTGTTCGCAAGACCACCGATGTAGTAGAAAAGATTACATGGACCCTTGCCGGTCTGATGGTAGTAATCAGCGTAGCTTGCGCTTACGTAGCTCCACAGGCTGTGGGCGAGAGCAGCGTAATGGAGGGTGCTACCCAGGAGCAGACCGCTCTTCCTGCTATGCCAGGTGCCAGCAAGGATGCAGCAGCCGGTGCTCAGAAGGCAGCTCCAGCAGCAGCCGGTGCAGAGAAAGCAGCACCTGCAGCAGAAAAGGCAGCTCCTGTAGTGCCAAACAGCCCTGCAAAATAA
- a CDS encoding tetratricopeptide repeat protein, with product MELNRLIQHPEEMNRETLYDLRALLALYPYYQTARLLMLQNLYLLHDPSFDEELRRAAIYISDRKVIFQMVEAAHYQLKSQNSNRHEAVEGKPKSDRTSSLIDHFLHSIPTEAEEREKEPEEKRKPTPADAAVDYVAYLMETETETEHEQPSRTIALIDDFIEEGGFKLHKDKEEYQESEVMEKKEEKEEKKETAEADSSEAQAASENGGIFTETLARIYIKQGKYERAYQIIDRLYKQHPQKSAFYIDQLRFLEKLMLNEKKRK from the coding sequence GTGGAACTAAACAGATTGATACAACATCCTGAGGAAATGAACCGGGAGACGCTCTATGATTTGCGCGCCCTCCTGGCCCTCTATCCGTACTATCAGACGGCTCGCCTTCTGATGTTGCAGAACCTGTACCTGCTCCACGACCCGAGCTTCGACGAGGAACTGCGGCGTGCCGCCATCTACATCTCCGACCGCAAGGTCATCTTCCAGATGGTAGAGGCAGCCCACTATCAGCTCAAGAGCCAGAACTCAAACCGCCACGAAGCTGTGGAAGGCAAGCCGAAGAGCGACCGCACCAGCAGTCTCATCGACCACTTCCTCCACTCCATCCCAACCGAAGCAGAGGAAAGGGAGAAAGAACCGGAAGAGAAGCGCAAGCCAACGCCAGCCGATGCCGCCGTTGACTACGTGGCCTATCTGATGGAGACGGAGACGGAAACCGAGCACGAGCAGCCATCAAGAACCATCGCCCTCATCGACGACTTCATAGAAGAAGGCGGATTCAAACTCCACAAGGATAAGGAGGAGTATCAGGAGAGCGAGGTAATGGAGAAGAAGGAAGAGAAGGAAGAGAAGAAGGAAACTGCAGAAGCAGATTCTTCCGAAGCCCAAGCTGCCTCAGAAAACGGTGGTATCTTTACGGAGACCCTTGCCCGAATCTACATCAAGCAGGGCAAGTACGAGCGAGCCTATCAGATTATCGACCGCCTGTACAAGCAGCATCCACAGAAGAGTGCGTTCTATATAGATCAGCTCCGCTTCCTCGAAAAACTGATGCTTAACGAGAAGAAAAGAAAATAA
- the lptE gene encoding LptE family protein — MKHLRAYIYIIGIVLVMGVTAACSVSYKFNGASIDYTKTKTIQLADFPIRSSYVWGPMGPMFNNELKDKFASNTQLRQVSRNGDLKIEGEITQYSQRNKSVSAEGYSAQTELSITVNVRFTNTKNHNEDFERQFTSAKTYDTTQSLASVQEELVTQMVKDLVDQIFNATVANW, encoded by the coding sequence ATGAAGCATCTACGCGCGTACATATATATAATAGGCATCGTCCTGGTGATGGGTGTCACAGCAGCCTGCTCCGTGAGCTACAAGTTCAACGGTGCCAGCATCGACTACACCAAGACCAAGACCATCCAGTTGGCCGACTTCCCTATCCGCAGCTCCTATGTATGGGGTCCGATGGGTCCGATGTTCAACAACGAACTGAAGGATAAGTTTGCCAGCAACACCCAGCTCCGCCAGGTGAGCCGCAATGGCGACCTGAAGATAGAGGGCGAGATTACCCAATACTCACAGCGCAACAAGTCGGTGAGTGCCGAGGGATATTCAGCCCAGACCGAGCTGAGCATCACGGTGAACGTACGCTTCACCAACACCAAGAACCACAACGAGGATTTCGAGCGCCAGTTCACCTCTGCCAAGACCTACGATACCACCCAGAGCCTCGCCTCTGTGCAGGAAGAGTTGGTAACGCAGATGGTAAAAGACCTGGTTGACCAGATCTTCAACGCCACAGTGGCAAACTGGTAG
- a CDS encoding sigma-54 interaction domain-containing protein, with protein sequence MDNSELQKIKQRYNIVGNSDGLNRALDVALQVAPTDLSVLIIGESGVGKEIIPRVIHDNSPRRRERYFAINCGSIPEGTIDSELFGHEKGSFTGAIGESEGYFGIANKGTIFLDEVGELPIQTQARLLRVLETGEYIRVGGTEIRKTDVRIVAATNVNMRKAVSEGKFREDLYYRLNTIPIQMPPLRERGNDILLLFRLFAMQMAEKYRLPKISLTEDAKALMLKYKWPGNVRQLKNITEQMSVLSREREINLETLSQFIPRDEETTQLATIPQAGNDQHSYESEREMLYKILYELRGNVSDLRREMKSLRDQLDEARGLSGANGFSHPKNISGMPPATVSGVPSVSGMPASVSGITSPSVSGMSEPHYPSEFGNLQEGRIYAEPRRDAEDIEAEEIKDMENENESENESLNLSELSRQMIERALERNNGNRKKAAEELGISDRTLYRRIKKYNL encoded by the coding sequence ATGGATAATTCTGAACTACAGAAAATAAAACAACGCTACAATATCGTCGGAAATAGCGACGGATTGAACCGTGCTCTCGATGTCGCCCTGCAGGTGGCACCGACCGACCTTTCCGTGCTTATCATCGGAGAGAGCGGTGTGGGTAAGGAAATCATCCCACGAGTCATTCACGATAACTCGCCGAGAAGACGCGAAAGATATTTCGCCATCAACTGCGGCAGTATCCCAGAGGGTACCATCGACAGCGAACTCTTCGGTCATGAGAAAGGTTCCTTCACCGGAGCCATCGGCGAAAGCGAAGGATATTTCGGCATCGCCAACAAGGGTACCATCTTCCTCGACGAGGTGGGTGAACTGCCGATACAGACGCAGGCCCGGCTGCTTCGTGTGCTCGAAACGGGTGAATACATCCGTGTGGGCGGCACCGAAATCAGAAAGACTGATGTGAGAATTGTGGCAGCCACCAATGTAAACATGCGCAAGGCTGTGAGCGAGGGAAAATTCCGCGAAGACCTCTACTATCGCTTGAATACCATCCCTATCCAGATGCCTCCGCTGCGTGAACGCGGCAACGACATCCTCCTGCTCTTCCGCCTCTTCGCAATGCAGATGGCTGAGAAATATCGATTGCCTAAGATTTCACTCACCGAGGATGCCAAGGCGCTCATGCTGAAATATAAGTGGCCAGGCAACGTGCGACAGCTCAAGAACATCACCGAACAGATGTCGGTGCTGAGCCGGGAAAGGGAAATCAATCTCGAAACCCTCTCGCAGTTCATCCCAAGAGATGAGGAAACTACCCAGCTCGCCACCATTCCGCAAGCCGGAAACGACCAGCATAGCTACGAAAGCGAGCGGGAGATGCTCTACAAGATTCTCTACGAACTCAGGGGCAACGTGAGCGACCTGCGAAGAGAGATGAAATCGCTGCGCGACCAGCTAGATGAAGCTCGGGGACTCAGCGGAGCCAATGGCTTCAGCCATCCGAAAAACATCTCAGGCATGCCTCCAGCCACGGTTTCAGGCGTACCATCGGTTTCAGGAATGCCAGCATCGGTTTCGGGAATCACATCCCCATCGGTTTCGGGAATGTCTGAACCCCACTACCCTTCCGAATTCGGCAATCTGCAGGAAGGCAGAATCTATGCCGAACCAAGACGGGATGCCGAGGATATCGAGGCAGAGGAAATCAAGGACATGGAGAATGAGAATGAGAGCGAGAACGAATCGCTCAACCTCAGTGAACTGAGCCGACAGATGATAGAGCGTGCCCTGGAACGCAACAACGGCAACCGCAAGAAGGCTGCCGAAGAACTGGGCATCTCCGACAGAACGCTCTACAGAAGAATTAAAAAATACAATTTATGA
- a CDS encoding DUF4837 family protein translates to MVRESLKTLLAGCLLLLFLASCSTGGRNGKLPKSTGMPYEVVLEGDTDSIVTKMLTEDVTGLPQPEPLCRLIQVKKGKTRGNYLLVRTRIVVNIGERDFGEQNIGERDFSVTLHHDENAAPQNIIRITAQSAQQLRERLNGEKLRHIVDEVELKHLADIISGNPSKQNREMQDEIKKMFGIDMKIPAAMNASKKAKDFIWISNNASSGMQNLLIMKVKSEERRMKNSNAFHVNDKALIDSILRTNMPGETDSMYMVIPHLSERGLWEMKGDAMGGPYVMHRIHRQTSQAAKQGYNLYIIAFVYAPEMKKKILIKQLEAAISTIK, encoded by the coding sequence ATGGTTAGAGAATCTTTAAAGACTCTTCTTGCTGGCTGCCTCCTGTTACTCTTCCTGGCAAGCTGCAGCACAGGAGGGCGAAATGGGAAACTGCCCAAAAGCACGGGAATGCCTTACGAGGTGGTGCTTGAGGGAGATACCGACAGCATCGTAACCAAGATGCTGACGGAGGATGTGACAGGACTGCCCCAACCCGAACCACTCTGCCGACTGATTCAGGTAAAGAAGGGCAAGACCCGGGGAAACTATCTGCTCGTAAGAACCCGAATCGTCGTGAATATCGGAGAACGGGATTTCGGAGAACAGAATATCGGAGAGCGGGATTTCTCCGTCACACTTCACCACGACGAGAATGCAGCGCCACAGAATATCATTCGCATAACCGCCCAATCGGCACAGCAGTTGCGGGAAAGGCTCAATGGCGAGAAACTCCGCCACATCGTGGATGAAGTGGAACTGAAACATCTGGCAGATATCATCTCCGGCAACCCCAGCAAACAAAACAGGGAGATGCAGGACGAAATCAAAAAGATGTTCGGCATCGACATGAAGATTCCTGCAGCGATGAACGCCAGCAAAAAGGCGAAAGACTTCATCTGGATCTCGAACAACGCCAGTTCGGGCATGCAGAACCTGCTCATAATGAAAGTGAAGAGTGAAGAACGAAGAATGAAGAATTCAAATGCTTTTCATGTAAATGACAAGGCTTTGATTGATAGCATTCTCCGAACCAATATGCCGGGTGAAACCGACAGCATGTATATGGTGATTCCTCATCTCTCAGAAAGAGGACTCTGGGAGATGAAAGGAGATGCCATGGGAGGGCCTTACGTAATGCATCGCATTCATAGGCAAACAAGCCAGGCAGCAAAGCAAGGCTATAACCTCTACATCATCGCCTTTGTCTATGCACCCGAAATGAAAAAGAAAATATTAATCAAGCAGCTCGAAGCTGCGATTTCTACTATAAAATAA